In a genomic window of Candidatus Eisenbacteria bacterium:
- a CDS encoding glycosyltransferase family 2 protein: protein MAATAILVLVAIAWAGGAIAYALGVRKIPSLEGAAPLPDASLPSLTIVAASRDEAERVEEGAQSLLRQEYPGARILLVNDRSTDATGEILDRLARRDPRLTVLHIASLPEGWIGKPHALQVAAFEARTEWILFTDGDIQLAADTARRAVSIAVREQVDHVAIAPDLLVDSITEALFVGFFVIAFNLSQRPWNARDPRSRDSIGVGAFNLVRRDAYERSGGHARIRYDMIDDLSLGRFLKRS, encoded by the coding sequence TCGCCTATGCGCTCGGCGTGCGCAAGATTCCGAGTCTCGAAGGCGCCGCGCCCCTTCCGGATGCCTCGCTCCCCTCGCTCACGATCGTGGCGGCGTCGCGAGACGAGGCGGAGCGCGTGGAGGAAGGCGCGCAATCGCTCCTGCGCCAGGAGTACCCGGGCGCCCGCATCCTCCTGGTGAACGACCGCTCGACCGACGCCACCGGCGAGATCCTCGACCGTCTCGCGCGCCGGGACCCGCGGCTCACGGTCCTGCACATCGCCTCGCTCCCGGAGGGATGGATCGGGAAGCCGCACGCGCTCCAGGTCGCGGCGTTCGAGGCCCGCACGGAGTGGATCCTCTTCACCGACGGCGATATCCAGCTCGCGGCGGACACGGCGAGGCGCGCCGTGTCGATCGCGGTCCGCGAGCAGGTGGATCATGTCGCGATCGCGCCGGATCTCCTCGTCGACTCGATCACGGAAGCCCTGTTCGTCGGGTTCTTCGTGATCGCGTTCAACCTGAGCCAGAGGCCGTGGAACGCGAGGGATCCGCGCTCCCGGGACTCGATCGGCGTGGGCGCGTTCAATCTCGTGCGCCGCGACGCCTACGAGCGCTCCGGAGGGCACGCGCGGATCCGTTACGACATGATCGACGACCTGTCGCTCGGACGGTTCCTGAAGAGAAGC